The genomic window GGCCATCAATCAGAAGGGTGTCATCTTCGACCTCCACCTTCCCCTGGAACTGGCCATAGTTCGAATCGTACTTGAAAAGATGCGCATTGGTCTTAACATCATAGAGGTCGTTGACTGCGGCCACCTCTAGAGACCCAGGATATCTTTCCAGTACGGCTTTTAAAACCTGACGGCCAATCCGGCCAAAACCATTAATACCGATGCAAACCATGATTCCTCCTTTGGTTATTGCCTGTTAGTTGTTTCATTTTTAAAAACCTTAAGACACAAAATTCCCTTATGTCGGCTCGTTTTATTACAAGCCGTTGAGTGATGAGGAGTGACCTTAGTACATACCCCTGGGCTGATCAATCTCAATCTTCAATCAGGGCTCTGGTCTCGGTTAACCGTGCCAGGACATCGGGAAAGTAGTCCTGATTGGTGTGAGGCAGGAATTGAGCGGCCACATAATGCTCCATAAAACTCGGCACTTCAGACAGCTCGAAGTTGGTGATCTGATTAACCACAGCTTTAACGTCCTGACGCAAATAATTGGATAGCGAGTTCAGTTTTGCCCCGAGAAGGGAACCATTGCCAATGAAGGAAAACTGACCCAGGTCCATCTCAGGCAGGAGGCCGATCATGATCGCCTTTTCCAGATTGACATACCGGCCGAAGCCTCCAGCGATGATAACCCGCTGAAGGTCTGATATAGACAGGCCCACCGCCTCGAGCAGGGTCAGATATCCGGCGTACATTGCCCCTTTGGCTCTAATAAAATTGTCAATATCCACTTCAGTCAAGACGATATCCAGGCCAATCTGGTTTTCATCGGCCCAGGAAAGCACATATTCGAAACCGTCATCTCCCGGTCTGAGCCGATCTGTTTTAAGGTCGCGATTGTATTTTCCATTTGCATCCAGGACTCCCATCTCGAACAATCCAGCCACGGTACTGATCAGGCCTGAGCCGCAGATGCCTTTGGGACTCTTCCTGTTCATTGTCAGGATCATCGGTTCCAATGTCCTGGGGTTAATTGAAAATTCCTCGATAGCGCCCGAGATGGCACGCATACCGAACTTGATGCCTCCACCCTCGAAGGCCGGCCCGGCCGAGCAGGCGGCGCAGGCCATCCAGTCTTTGTTACCGATCACGATCTCGCCATTCGTTCCCAGGTCAATATAAAGAGTCAAGGCCTCATCTTTGTACATGCCGCAGGCGATGATTCCTGACACGATATCCCCGCCAACATAGCTTGCTACGGCCGGAAAAACATGAACCCGAACATGTTCGCCCAAAGCCAACCCCAGGCTTGAGGCCGGAACCGGTGGGAAAAAATTGGCGGTGGGCACATAGGGGGCCAGTCGGATGTATTTAGGGTTCACACCTAAAAGGAGCTGGGTCATGGTCGTATTCCCAGCCATGGTGGCCACGCTGATCTCAGCCGGATCAATCTTCTGGCGCTTACATATAATATCAATGATGTTGTTGATGGTCGTAATGACCAACTCCTGCATCTTTTTTAAGCCACCGGGTTTGCCAGCATAATTAATTCGGGTGATGACGTCTTCACCATAGCTGATCTGGCGATTGAAATCGCCGTAGGTCTCCAGGACCTGACCGGTGCTGAGGTCCAAGAGCTGGCCAAAGATCGTGGTTGTACCCACATCCACAGCCAGGGCGTAGTTTGAGCGGGTGTGATCACCAGATTGGATATTAGTCAGTCTAATTCTGGCACTCTCGGGTTCAGCCACAAATGAAGGACGATAGGCCAGGGTAACTGTTGTCTCGAAGTCCCGGTCCCGTACGACCTCAGGCAAAATTTTAATAGCCGTGAAGTCAACACTCAAGTTATGAGTATCATGCTGAACCCTGAGCGAATTGACAATCCGGGAGAGATCGCTGATATTATCACCAGCGGTAGGGGGTTCAACCCTAACCAGTTTCTTAACAAAAGGCGGATAAAATTTGCCTTCAGCAGTGAGATGCTCAACTCCGATCTCCTCAGCCATGCGAGCGGCGTTCCGGCCGGGCCTGGGGCGATTCAGGGCCCTGGCCTCGAGCTGCGATTCGACTGGGACGCGAATGGTTACATCACTCAGCACAGAAGACTCGCAGGCCTGACGATATCCGGCCTTATAATCCTCTTCTGTTATATGGCTGCCACGGGGAGACTCGAGTTCACCTGCTTCAAGGATGACCCGACATTTGCCACAGACGCCTTCACCCCCGCAGGAGGCGTTGATATGAACCCCGGCAGACATGGCCGCCTGCAGGAGATTAGCGCCCTCATCTACTTCAACCGTCACATCATCAGGAAGGAAATGGATAGAAAATCCGGCCACGGTTTTAAGTTCCTTTATCCTCTTACAAAGGTTCCCGGTGAGAGCTTCGAAACTTGGAGTTTCTTTTCTCTTAAGCCCTCGGTAATCCCGGGATGTATTGGTGACTACTATTATATATTGGCGGGCAGCCGGTTCTGTCAAGCTCAAATGAACTAAAAGAACTTCAGGTCACTGATTTTTCGGCTAAAGTCCGCTCGCAAAGCCTGTCACCGGTTAAAACCAGGCGAGATTTTCCAATCAGAACCCAGAATGCCATCCATTCAGGTTCACGAGACGGAAATTTCCTTCAGACCCCATTGAATATCACTCCGACTAAAAAAAAATATTTTAGGGCAACAGGATGATTGAATAGCAGAAATTAATTTCCGTCACATCCTCATTTAACTTACAGGGACTTCTTGGCCTTAAAACCGTGTTTGGCAGCGTATAAAAAATGAAAAGCTGGAAAAAGCTGTTAATAACCGTGATATTATGATCTATAAATTATATTTATATTCAACACGTTATGACATGTGTCCGGTTCAAAGCCTTCCTTTAGAAAAGATACTCATGATTTGAAAAGGATTTTAGAAAAACCTCTTCCGTTTTATTTCCTTTCTATTTGAAAGTAACATTATTAAGGCTAAATTATGAAAAATTAATAAAATTTATCTTGACAAACGATAAAAATAGTTGTAATAAGATTCAAGCTGAAAAAATATTTCCATAATATACACTATTTTATTGCAGATTTTTTATTGAACTCCCGGTATATGATATTAGCGCACCAAAGGTGGCAAAGAAAGAGCGAGGTCAATTTCCAGCTGCCCCAATGTTTAATAAAAATTAGCTGGTTATAGGATAAGGGGAGAGAATCATGGCTTTTAGTATTCCGGAAATCATTGAGGCCATTTCTGTTCTGATAGTGGTGGTCTTCATATCTATTGTCTTGATGAAGTTGGGGAAGTTAATTGATAAATACAGCGATAAAATTGAAGGCGGAAGCGAATAGCTTTATCAGCCTCAATAAAATTTAAGGAGGGAGGTGATGATCAAATAAGAGGCGTGTCCAGTTAAGGACAGTAACACTGTGGTAAGCGTTACAAGGTCTTGTCGTTCATTATTTATTAAAGGGGGTAAAAATTAGATGACTGAAGTAGTTGCGAATGTCCTCGGTAATGTTGGATCTCTGTTAGTCTATGTTGGTGTATTTGTGCTACTCGTTAACATAGGCGCTGCCATCAAGTCTATGGCGGAGAAAATGTAAACCAGTCAAGCCCGAGGGCCTTTAGAGGGATGCACCCTCTGAAGGCCCTACCTCTTGCACGAAAAAGTTGAAAGGGGAGGAAAGCGGTGGACAAACTAGACCGTTTTAATAATGCCATAACTGACATCTCTGTAAGCTGGCGAAATATCTTTATTTTTGCGGCTGGAATATTCGTAGCTGGTACGATTTTTGCCATTGCGGGTGAAAGTAAGACGGCTTGGCTCATTATTTCGTGGATCATCGTAGCCGTCTTGGCCTTTCTGTTTTTCTACCTGCCGCGAAAAGAGACCAAGGAAGAGGAAAGCTAATTCGTTTTTAAGTGATCCGCTCCCTCTTTGCTAGCTATTATTGGGAACCACCAGAGGCAAGTGTGCCCCATGGGGGAAGGAAGTATTCTTTAACGCCTCGGAGTGCTTTTTACAATTTGCCTCATGAGAAAACTCCTTCTCTATCATTATTGATGATTGAGTCTCCCTTCTTATCTCCACCTTCGCTTCGTATATGAGGCGAAGGTGGAACTTTTTTAACCGGCCCCTTTTCCGGCTTCATACCTGCATCAACAAGACCATCGTAATCCTCTAGTATTTCTAGCAGTTAATTGGCTTAAAACTAGTCGGCATATCGTTTTATTTATAAGGAATTTAGATCAAGCTCAATTCTCGCAGCTTTTTATAAGGCAGTCTGCA from Deltaproteobacteria bacterium includes these protein-coding regions:
- a CDS encoding DUF4445 domain-containing protein; translation: MAGFSIHFLPDDVTVEVDEGANLLQAAMSAGVHINASCGGEGVCGKCRVILEAGELESPRGSHITEEDYKAGYRQACESSVLSDVTIRVPVESQLEARALNRPRPGRNAARMAEEIGVEHLTAEGKFYPPFVKKLVRVEPPTAGDNISDLSRIVNSLRVQHDTHNLSVDFTAIKILPEVVRDRDFETTVTLAYRPSFVAEPESARIRLTNIQSGDHTRSNYALAVDVGTTTIFGQLLDLSTGQVLETYGDFNRQISYGEDVITRINYAGKPGGLKKMQELVITTINNIIDIICKRQKIDPAEISVATMAGNTTMTQLLLGVNPKYIRLAPYVPTANFFPPVPASSLGLALGEHVRVHVFPAVASYVGGDIVSGIIACGMYKDEALTLYIDLGTNGEIVIGNKDWMACAACSAGPAFEGGGIKFGMRAISGAIEEFSINPRTLEPMILTMNRKSPKGICGSGLISTVAGLFEMGVLDANGKYNRDLKTDRLRPGDDGFEYVLSWADENQIGLDIVLTEVDIDNFIRAKGAMYAGYLTLLEAVGLSISDLQRVIIAGGFGRYVNLEKAIMIGLLPEMDLGQFSFIGNGSLLGAKLNSLSNYLRQDVKAVVNQITNFELSEVPSFMEHYVAAQFLPHTNQDYFPDVLARLTETRALIED